A stretch of the Odontesthes bonariensis isolate fOdoBon6 chromosome 5, fOdoBon6.hap1, whole genome shotgun sequence genome encodes the following:
- the isg20l2 gene encoding interferon-stimulated 20 kDa exonuclease-like 2: MSDLVINICPIDDTLTGNNNNKKKQKFYHKKMRYLEAKGYLRGKQNNTHHRADYRHHQSQRQNGSFTKYPFSAAPNKHSPHLTSAAGASHCSSRPSTSTNSQPSVSVTVNSNGRQEQPKEPVTAAADHRPSASGSHRPATTTAGNPNKFLSIDCEMVGSGPKGSINQLARCSIVSYEGDVVYDKFIKPSMPVTDYRTRWSGIRPRDLIKATPYSEARKEILKLLMGKVVIGHAIHNDYKALGYSHPSVLTRDTSRIPLLNLKAGFAESECASLKRLTKAIFNRDIQTGRKGHSSVEDAKATMELYKVVEVEWERTLVSKSMAS, encoded by the exons ATGTCAGATCTTGTGATCAACATTTGCCCTATTGATGACACCCTAAcgggtaataataataataagaagaaacaGAAGTTCTATCATAAAAAGATGCGGTACTTGGAGGCTAAGGGCTACCTGAGAGGTAAACAAAATAACACCCACCACAGGGCAGACTACAGACATCACCAAAGTCAACGACAGAATGGATCTTTCACAAAGTATCCTTTCTCTGCTGCCCCAAACAAACATTCGCCTCATCTCACAAGTGCTGCCGGTGCGTCTCACTGTAGCTCCAGGCCCTCAACATCCACCAACAGCCAGCCTTCAGTATCTGTCACTGTGAATAGCAACGGCAGACAAGAACAGCCAAAGGAACCTGTGACCGCAGCCGCCGACCACAGGCCTTCAGCATCGGGCAGCCATAGACCCGCCACCACGACAGCAGGAAACCCCAATAAGTTCCTCTCTATTGACTGTGAGATGGTGGGTTCAGGACCAAAAGGCAGCATCAACCAGTTGGCGCGCTGCAGCATCGTGTCCTATGAAGGAGATGTCGTTTATGATAAGTTCATCAAACCCTCGATGCCTGTTACGGACTACCGCACGCGATGGAGCGGCATTCGACCCAGAGACCTCATCAAGGCCACGCCGTACTCGGAGGCCAGGAAAGAG ATACTGAAGCTGCTCATGGGGAAGGTGGTCATTGGCCATGCCATCCACAATGACTACAAGGCCCTCGGTTACTCTCACCCCAGTGTCTTGACCAGGGACACATCTCGGATCCCTCTGCTCAACCTGAAGGCTGGCTTTGCTGAGAGTGAGTGCGCTTCACTGAAGAGACTCACCAAAGCCATTTTCAACCGTGACATCCAG ACTGGGAGGAAGGGCCACTCTTCTGTGGAGGACGCCAAAGCCACTATGGAGCTTTACAAAGTGGTGGAAGTGGAATGGGAGAGGACGCTTGTCTCCAAATCGATGGCCAGTTAG